The following proteins are co-located in the Bathymodiolus thermophilus thioautotrophic gill symbiont genome:
- the aceE gene encoding pyruvate dehydrogenase (acetyl-transferring), homodimeric type: protein MSTQDIDPLETQEWLEAFKSVARVEGDDRAKFLLNKLMDMAHQEGMDLPTGVNTAYLNSIAKDREVVTDIDADIEEKISAIVRWNAMVMVVKANQLPYDLGGHIASFASSATLYEVGFNHFYRGPDAEQGADLIFFQGHISPGIYSRAFLEGRITEAQMLLFRQEAGKDGLSSYPHPWLMPDFWQFPTVSMGLGPIMAIYQARFMKYLHHRDIQPTDQRTVWAYLGDGEMDEPESLGAISLAGREKLDNLIFVINCNLQRLDGPVRGNGKIIQELEGMFRGAGWNVLKVIWGGEWDKLLAKDNTGLLKKRMEEVVDGEYQAYKAKDGAYVRKHFFGKYPELLAMVEDLSDDDIYALNRGGHDPFKVFQAYHAAKACSDKPTVILAKTVKGYGMGEAGEGQNTTHSQKKLGLEQVEKFAKRFDIPVTEEDAKQLNFYKPVDDSEEMTYMNAQRQKLGGSLPARSFELETLPTPELSVFEALLKSSGDRELSTTMALNRIMALLVRDKQLGAKIVPIIPDEARTFGMEGLFRQLGIYSASGQLYQPEDSDKVMWYKEDKKGQVLQEGINEAGAVSDWIAAATAYATHNTTMIPFYIYYSKFGFQRVGDLIWAAGDMQAKGFLIGGTAGRTTLNGEGLQHEDGDSHIVANTIPNCVSYDPTYGYELAVIVRSGLYRMYEKHDNIFYYITVMNELYTHPEMPAGAEDGIIKGIYQLHSDADAQVQLLGSGTILREVEKAAQMLADDWGIKSNIWSVTSFNELTREAQAIDRENRFSADTPKVPYITQCLADAKGPVIATTDYMRNYAEQVRKYIPNRYEVLGTDGFGRSDSRAALRDFFEVDANYVTIATLKALVDEGKMDASSVAAAIKKYGVDIEKPNPMTV, encoded by the coding sequence ATGTCAACTCAAGATATCGATCCTTTAGAGACCCAAGAATGGCTAGAAGCCTTTAAATCTGTTGCCCGTGTTGAGGGTGATGACCGTGCTAAATTTTTATTAAATAAATTGATGGATATGGCACATCAAGAAGGGATGGATTTGCCAACGGGTGTTAATACCGCTTATCTTAATAGTATCGCCAAAGACAGGGAAGTGGTTACGGATATTGATGCGGATATTGAGGAGAAAATTTCAGCAATTGTTCGTTGGAATGCCATGGTGATGGTGGTAAAGGCTAACCAATTGCCGTATGATTTGGGTGGACATATTGCTTCTTTTGCCTCTAGTGCCACTTTGTATGAAGTGGGTTTTAATCATTTTTATCGAGGTCCTGATGCAGAACAGGGTGCAGATTTAATCTTTTTCCAAGGGCATATTTCACCAGGTATTTATTCTCGTGCTTTTTTAGAGGGGCGCATTACCGAGGCGCAAATGTTGTTATTCCGTCAAGAGGCGGGCAAAGACGGGTTAAGTTCGTATCCACATCCATGGTTAATGCCTGATTTTTGGCAATTTCCAACTGTTTCCATGGGGCTGGGCCCAATTATGGCGATTTATCAGGCACGGTTTATGAAATATTTGCATCACCGTGATATTCAGCCGACTGATCAACGCACAGTTTGGGCGTATTTGGGTGATGGCGAAATGGACGAGCCTGAATCGCTGGGTGCAATTTCCTTGGCAGGTCGTGAAAAATTAGACAACTTAATTTTTGTGATTAATTGTAATTTACAGCGCCTAGATGGCCCCGTGCGTGGCAATGGCAAAATTATTCAAGAATTGGAAGGCATGTTCCGAGGTGCAGGCTGGAATGTGCTTAAAGTAATTTGGGGTGGCGAGTGGGATAAATTGCTTGCTAAGGACAATACTGGGTTACTTAAAAAGCGTATGGAAGAAGTGGTGGATGGCGAGTATCAGGCTTATAAAGCCAAAGATGGTGCTTATGTGCGCAAACATTTCTTTGGTAAGTATCCAGAATTATTGGCAATGGTTGAAGACCTTAGTGATGACGATATTTATGCACTTAATCGTGGTGGACACGACCCTTTTAAAGTCTTTCAAGCCTATCATGCTGCCAAAGCCTGTAGTGACAAACCAACGGTTATTTTAGCCAAAACGGTTAAAGGTTACGGCATGGGTGAAGCGGGCGAAGGTCAGAATACCACGCATTCGCAGAAAAAACTTGGACTTGAACAAGTTGAAAAATTTGCCAAACGCTTTGACATACCTGTTACCGAAGAAGATGCCAAGCAGCTAAATTTTTACAAACCAGTCGATGACAGCGAAGAAATGACTTATATGAATGCCCAACGCCAAAAGTTAGGTGGCTCATTGCCCGCTCGCTCGTTTGAATTGGAAACATTGCCCACGCCAGAATTGAGTGTTTTTGAGGCGTTGTTAAAATCCAGCGGTGATCGTGAACTTTCAACCACAATGGCACTTAATCGCATTATGGCACTGCTGGTTCGTGATAAACAACTGGGTGCTAAAATTGTGCCTATTATTCCTGATGAAGCACGCACTTTTGGCATGGAAGGATTGTTCAGACAGCTTGGCATTTATTCCGCCTCAGGGCAGCTTTATCAACCTGAAGACTCTGATAAAGTAATGTGGTATAAGGAAGACAAAAAAGGCCAAGTGTTACAAGAAGGCATTAACGAAGCCGGTGCAGTTTCCGATTGGATTGCCGCTGCTACAGCCTATGCCACACACAATACTACCATGATTCCGTTTTATATTTATTATTCTAAATTTGGCTTCCAACGCGTAGGTGATTTGATTTGGGCAGCAGGTGATATGCAAGCCAAAGGTTTCCTAATTGGTGGCACAGCAGGGCGCACAACGCTAAATGGCGAAGGACTACAGCACGAAGATGGAGATTCACACATTGTTGCTAACACCATCCCAAATTGCGTGTCATACGACCCAACTTATGGCTATGAATTGGCAGTCATTGTTCGTAGCGGATTATATCGAATGTATGAAAAACACGACAATATTTTTTACTATATTACCGTTATGAATGAACTTTATACCCATCCAGAAATGCCAGCAGGCGCAGAAGATGGGATCATTAAAGGCATTTACCAATTGCATAGCGATGCTGATGCACAAGTGCAATTACTTGGCAGCGGCACCATTCTCAGAGAAGTCGAAAAAGCCGCACAAATGCTAGCAGACGATTGGGGTATAAAATCTAATATTTGGTCAGTAACCAGTTTCAATGAATTAACCCGTGAAGCACAGGCGATTGACCGAGAAAACAGATTTAGCGCCGACACCCCCAAAGTGCCTTATATCACCCAATGTTTAGCAGATGCAAAAGGCCCTGTAATTGCCACCACCGACTATATGCGCAATTACGCCGAGCAAGTGCGCAAATACATTCCTAATCGTTATGAAGTCCTTGGCACAGATGGTTTTGGTCGCTCAGATTCACGGGCTGCTCTTAGAGATTTCTTTGAAGTTGATGCTAATTATGTGACAATTGCCACCCTTAAAGCCTTAGTTGACGAAGGGAAAATGGACGCATCTAGCGTTGCCGCTGCAATTAAAAAATACGGTGTTGATATAGAAAAACCAAATCCAATGACGGTATAA
- a CDS encoding HopJ type III effector protein, with amino-acid sequence MTQEAYLKELRSGVKMQFKDLMALVDDNFNHTPASFTNGTLDNSEDENQGSAKLFGFAAIHQLTPLETLHCFGEHYQDVLNDPQGIAHQNIRNFIIYGWEGVKFNSPVLIPFSK; translated from the coding sequence ATGACACAAGAAGCGTATTTAAAAGAACTTAGGTCAGGCGTAAAAATGCAATTTAAAGATTTAATGGCATTGGTTGATGATAATTTTAACCACACTCCTGCATCATTTACCAATGGTACTCTTGACAATTCTGAGGATGAAAACCAAGGGAGTGCAAAATTATTTGGCTTTGCTGCCATTCATCAATTAACCCCATTAGAAACGCTGCACTGTTTTGGTGAACACTACCAAGATGTTTTAAACGACCCTCAAGGCATTGCACATCAAAATATCCGCAATTTTATTATTTATGGCTGGGAAGGGGTGAAATTCAATTCGCCCGTATTAATACCATTTTCAAAATGA
- a CDS encoding DMT family transporter produces the protein MPITLVFLSVVVIWSTTPLAIVWSTLGTSHHFGVAVRMTLGLSICLLLLLIKKQKLTLTPSSLLNYWYAGLGVFVTLGLIYYASQNLASGVISIVFGLTPIITGVFALILLKDKFFGFNKMVGLLLGLSGLLVIFSHSLTESRDLVHGLLAIAFGVVFQAFISVKLKQINAQISALETTTGALLFSAPLFIVVWFFSEGTIPEITLKGALSIAYLSTFGSVLGFISYYHLIKHASVRVVSIVPLMTPVFALLLGSLFNNETLTLMQIGGTVLVLAGLGYYEYGEKSK, from the coding sequence ATGCCAATAACACTGGTTTTTTTATCTGTGGTTGTCATTTGGTCAACCACCCCGCTTGCGATTGTTTGGTCAACCCTTGGTACCAGTCATCATTTTGGCGTTGCTGTCAGAATGACGCTTGGATTGAGTATTTGTTTGTTGCTATTGCTAATAAAAAAGCAGAAACTCACTTTAACACCCTCAAGTTTACTGAACTATTGGTATGCTGGCTTGGGGGTGTTTGTCACCTTGGGTTTGATTTATTATGCTTCACAAAATCTAGCCTCTGGCGTTATCTCTATAGTATTTGGTTTGACGCCCATTATAACTGGCGTGTTTGCGCTGATATTATTAAAGGATAAGTTTTTTGGTTTTAATAAAATGGTTGGCTTGCTGCTGGGATTAAGCGGGTTGCTTGTTATTTTTTCTCATTCTTTAACGGAATCAAGAGACCTTGTTCATGGGCTTTTGGCAATTGCCTTTGGTGTGGTTTTTCAAGCGTTTATATCGGTCAAACTCAAACAAATCAACGCCCAGATTTCAGCATTAGAAACCACCACAGGTGCCTTGTTGTTTAGCGCTCCTTTGTTTATTGTTGTGTGGTTTTTTAGCGAAGGAACAATCCCTGAAATTACCCTTAAAGGGGCGCTGTCCATAGCTTATTTATCTACATTCGGCTCAGTTCTTGGCTTTATCTCTTATTATCATTTAATCAAGCATGCGAGTGTAAGGGTGGTGAGTATTGTGCCACTAATGACCCCTGTTTTTGCTTTGTTACTGGGGTCGTTATTTAACAACGAAACCCTAACGCTGATGCAAATTGGTGGCACTGTTCTTGTATTAGCAGGTTTGGGGTATTATGAATATGGGGAAAAGAGCAAATAA
- a CDS encoding cupin domain-containing protein has product MEQFLQVYWQKKPLLIKQAVPDFISPIVPDELAGLALEDVFESRLITGRVGASWSLRNGVFTEQDFLDMPAQDWTLLVQGVDRYVDEVGDLVSKFDFIPRWRFDDVMISYAATGGSVGPHFDYYDVFLLQGTGKRRWHLSTKNCEMENYLEDVPLRIMDKFEAEQVFVVEPGDVLYVPPKVAHHGVSLDEECTTLSFGYRAYGAQELYEFMDKPCPDGMKGTYYQDPQWCDIGQPALISDSAVQQAQILLDISGVQFAQFVTKLDVMDVQTLQLFEYENQDEGFDVCGRYQLYSVCKIAYLRENNIVRVFANGEEVEFKGIDAGDLVDFCNKRRVESLHCLELAKQLFEQNLIFLI; this is encoded by the coding sequence TTGGAGCAATTCTTACAAGTGTATTGGCAGAAGAAGCCGTTGCTGATTAAGCAGGCTGTACCTGATTTTATTTCACCAATTGTGCCTGATGAATTGGCTGGATTAGCGCTTGAAGATGTGTTTGAATCTCGATTGATTACGGGTCGTGTGGGGGCGTCGTGGTCGTTGCGTAATGGGGTTTTTACGGAGCAGGATTTTTTGGATATGCCAGCGCAAGATTGGACGCTATTGGTTCAAGGGGTGGATAGGTATGTTGATGAAGTGGGTGATTTGGTGTCGAAATTTGATTTTATTCCTCGGTGGCGTTTTGATGATGTGATGATTTCTTATGCTGCCACGGGTGGAAGTGTGGGGCCACATTTTGATTATTACGATGTATTTTTATTACAAGGAACGGGGAAGAGGCGTTGGCATTTGAGTACAAAAAATTGTGAAATGGAAAATTATTTAGAGGATGTGCCGTTGAGGATTATGGATAAATTTGAAGCGGAGCAAGTGTTTGTTGTTGAGCCGGGGGATGTGCTTTATGTGCCACCAAAAGTCGCACATCATGGGGTGAGTTTGGATGAGGAATGCACAACACTGTCTTTTGGGTATCGGGCTTATGGAGCGCAGGAGTTGTATGAGTTTATGGATAAGCCCTGTCCTGATGGGATGAAAGGTACTTATTATCAGGATCCGCAGTGGTGTGATATTGGACAACCTGCATTAATTTCTGATAGCGCCGTTCAACAGGCGCAAATTTTGCTGGATATTAGCGGTGTGCAGTTTGCTCAATTTGTCACAAAGTTGGATGTGATGGATGTGCAGACTTTGCAATTGTTTGAGTATGAAAATCAAGATGAAGGCTTTGATGTGTGTGGTCGTTACCAGCTTTATTCTGTGTGTAAGATTGCTTATTTGCGAGAAAACAATATTGTTCGGGTGTTTGCGAATGGGGAAGAAGTTGAGTTTAAGGGGATTGATGCGGGAGATTTGGTGGATTTTTGCAACAAACGGCGTGTTGAATCATTACATTGCCTAGAACTTGCCAAACAACTGTTTGAGCAAAATCTAATCTTTTTAATATAG
- a CDS encoding RHS repeat domain-containing protein, giving the protein MTSLESYHQAYTYDTGNNLTHLSHQAQSNTWQQTVTLHPNSNRGTENNNPNNFDANGNLSNLDNIGNLNWHYNNTLSKLTKQNKTTEYYVYDHQGNRVRTVIEANNQIQSQRNYLPSLDISTNQTNTLHIGTHILSEQTKDSTQTRYQLSNHLQTNTLELNDQAQIISYEHCYPYGGTAIIAGKDKTQVQQKRYRYTGKERDDSSGLYYYGARYLAPWLARWISPDSAGSVDGLNLYVYVGNNPLKYIDPTGHIFTISWDHFIPVINTHMQTNLLNLWVGENHEELKGKQLFFDLNHAIIHERDMVFEDTSPGIKKVPSWREGVPGVFEEHIGLSDIQTQKLKKVWDSVYRLTEHRACYTIGERDWKDVASDEKILKQGGLKSGADFLVGAAHLLDHGLDDFAKSQGYCTKSHPVYWHFEPDISIALIPKEVIDLDSEDRSRNTRTADEYGLWVKGIDGSVEGAFLVLGQKHVMKNIFGNLAKKIPENLNTLSPSE; this is encoded by the coding sequence ATGACATCCTTGGAGTCTTACCATCAAGCCTATACCTACGACACAGGCAACAACCTGACCCATCTATCACACCAAGCACAAAGCAACACTTGGCAACAAACCGTCACCCTGCACCCAAACAGCAACCGTGGCACTGAAAACAACAACCCAAACAACTTTGATGCCAACGGCAATTTATCAAACCTAGACAATATCGGCAATCTAAATTGGCACTACAACAACACCCTAAGTAAACTTACCAAACAAAATAAAACCACAGAATACTATGTGTATGACCATCAAGGCAACCGAGTCCGCACCGTTATTGAAGCCAATAACCAAATACAAAGCCAAAGAAACTACCTTCCTTCACTAGATATTTCAACCAACCAAACCAATACCCTGCATATCGGCACCCACATCCTCAGCGAGCAAACCAAAGACAGCACACAAACCCGCTACCAACTCTCTAACCACCTACAAACCAATACTTTAGAACTTAACGACCAAGCCCAAATCATCAGTTACGAACATTGCTACCCCTATGGCGGCACCGCCATCATCGCTGGCAAAGACAAAACCCAAGTCCAACAAAAACGCTACCGCTACACAGGCAAAGAAAGAGACGACAGCAGTGGTCTATACTATTATGGCGCCAGATACCTAGCCCCTTGGTTGGCAAGGTGGATAAGTCCAGATTCAGCAGGCAGTGTTGATGGCTTGAATTTGTATGTTTATGTTGGCAACAACCCACTTAAATATATTGACCCAACAGGGCATATTTTCACCATATCTTGGGATCATTTTATCCCAGTGATTAACACACATATGCAGACTAACTTGTTAAATCTTTGGGTTGGAGAAAATCATGAAGAACTCAAAGGAAAGCAATTGTTTTTTGATTTAAATCACGCCATTATTCATGAAAGAGATATGGTATTTGAAGACACCTCTCCAGGAATCAAGAAGGTTCCCTCTTGGAGAGAAGGAGTCCCTGGGGTTTTTGAAGAGCACATTGGGCTTAGTGACATCCAAACCCAAAAATTAAAAAAAGTGTGGGATTCTGTGTATAGACTAACAGAACATCGTGCTTGTTATACGATTGGCGAAAGAGATTGGAAAGATGTGGCTAGTGATGAAAAAATATTGAAACAAGGGGGTCTAAAAAGTGGTGCAGATTTTTTAGTAGGTGCCGCTCATTTGCTGGATCATGGGTTAGACGACTTTGCAAAATCCCAAGGATATTGTACAAAGTCCCATCCTGTTTACTGGCATTTTGAACCTGATATTAGCATTGCTTTAATTCCAAAAGAAGTTATCGACCTGGATTCTGAGGATCGTTCCAGAAACACCAGAACAGCAGATGAATATGGTTTGTGGGTTAAAGGTATCGATGGTTCAGTAGAAGGCGCCTTTTTGGTTCTTGGTCAAAAGCATGTTATGAAAAATATCTTTGGTAATTTGGCAAAAAAAATCCCGGAAAATTTAAACACCTTAAGCCCCTCCGAATAA
- a CDS encoding RHS repeat domain-containing protein: protein MTSLERYHQTYTYDIGNNLTHLSHQAQSNTWQQTVTLHPNSNRGTENNNPNNFDANGNLSNLDNIGSLNWHYNNTLSKLTKQNKTTEYYVYDHQGNRVRTVIETNDQIQSQRNYLPSLDISTNQVNTLHIGTHILVEQTKDNTQTHYQLSNHLQTNTLELNDQAQVISYEHYYPYGGTAIIAGKDKTQVQQKRYRYTGKERDDSNGLYYYGARYLAPWLARWISPDSAGSVDGLNLYVYVDNNPLKYIDPTGHIFTISWDDFSLIINIRLDAKRLNIWVGEEHERPEGKQLFFDLNHAIINKRDMVFEDASPGIKKVSPWREGSPGVFNVHRRLSGVQAQKLKEAGDSVYKLTKYRACYTIGERSWKNVASDEKILKQQGLKSGADFLVGAAHLLGHELGDLTKLLGCCAESYPVYWNFEPDISIALIPKKVVDLPSINYPRETRTADEYGLWVKGADNSIENAFLVLGQKHVMKDLFSDLATKIPKDLHLLAAPSSLTANLSRRSRRCVIL from the coding sequence ATGACATCTTTAGAACGCTATCATCAAACTTACACCTACGACATAGGCAACAACCTGACCCATCTATCACACCAAGCACAAAGCAACACTTGGCAACAAACCGTCACCCTGCACCCAAACAGCAACCGTGGCACTGAAAACAACAACCCAAACAACTTTGATGCCAACGGCAATTTATCAAACCTAGACAATATCGGTAGTCTAAATTGGCACTACAACAACACCCTAAGTAAACTTACCAAACAAAATAAAACCACAGAATACTATGTGTATGACCACCAAGGCAATCGAGTCCGAACCGTTATTGAAACCAATGACCAAATACAAAGCCAAAGAAACTACCTTCCTTCGCTAGATATTTCAACTAACCAAGTCAACACCCTGCACATTGGCACCCACATCCTCGTCGAACAAACCAAAGACAATACCCAAACCCACTACCAACTCTCCAACCACCTACAAACCAACACCTTGGAACTCAACGACCAAGCCCAAGTTATTAGTTACGAACACTACTACCCCTATGGTGGCACCGCCATCATCGCCGGCAAAGACAAAACCCAAGTCCAACAAAAACGCTACCGCTACACAGGCAAAGAAAGAGACGACAGCAACGGTCTATACTATTACGGCGCCAGATACCTAGCCCCTTGGTTGGCAAGGTGGATAAGCCCAGATTCAGCAGGCAGTGTTGATGGCTTGAATTTGTATGTTTATGTTGACAACAACCCACTTAAATATATTGACCCAACAGGGCATATTTTCACCATATCTTGGGATGATTTTTCGCTTATAATCAACATACGCTTGGACGCTAAACGATTAAATATTTGGGTTGGAGAAGAACATGAAAGACCAGAAGGAAAGCAATTGTTTTTTGATTTAAATCACGCCATTATTAATAAAAGAGATATGGTATTTGAGGACGCCTCTCCAGGAATCAAGAAGGTTTCCCCTTGGAGAGAAGGAAGCCCTGGAGTTTTTAATGTACACAGGAGGCTTAGTGGCGTCCAAGCCCAAAAATTAAAAGAAGCGGGGGATTCTGTGTATAAACTAACAAAATATCGTGCTTGTTATACGATTGGCGAAAGATCCTGGAAAAATGTGGCTAGTGATGAAAAAATATTAAAACAACAGGGTCTAAAAAGCGGTGCAGATTTTTTAGTAGGTGCCGCTCATTTGCTGGGTCATGAGTTAGGCGACTTGACAAAACTCCTAGGGTGTTGTGCAGAATCCTATCCTGTTTACTGGAATTTTGAACCTGATATTAGCATTGCTTTGATTCCAAAAAAAGTTGTTGATCTGCCTTCGATAAATTACCCCAGAGAGACTAGAACAGCAGATGAATATGGCTTGTGGGTTAAAGGCGCTGATAACTCAATAGAAAACGCCTTTTTAGTTTTGGGTCAAAAACATGTAATGAAAGACCTTTTTAGCGATTTAGCAACAAAAATACCAAAGGATTTACATCTCTTAGCTGCCCCTTCAAGTTTAACAGCCAACTTATCAAGGAGATCAAGACGCTGTGTTATTTTATGA
- a CDS encoding RHS repeat domain-containing protein, translating into MVSLELYHQTYTYDTGNNLTRLSHQAQSNTWQQTITLHPNSNRGTENNNPNNFDANGNLSNLDNIGSLNWHYNNTLSKLTKQNKTTEYYVYDHQGNRVRTVIETNNQIQSQRNYLPSLDISTNQTNTLHIGTHILSEQTKDSAQTRYQLSSHLQTNALELNDQAQVISYEHYYPYGGTAIIASKDKTQAQQKRYRYTGKERDDSSGLYYYGARYLAPWLTRWISPDSAGSVDGLNLYVYVGNNPLKYIDPTGHIFTISWDDFVFILNKHLSTKKLNLWVGENHDEVEGGKIILDLNGSFWEDRNLIFEETDHTKAEPLSSWSSGAPYLRFTTLNSQKLREMVRSVHELSKRRKSYAFAANDWKDLALDYVELKRQGLTGESDFLLGAAHLLFHKLHTYAKQSGMDEKSFPAYWNFEPDTSIALISKQTLDNFPMSLSKDLRGKEEYGLWVHNKDGLVKNSILILGQKHVIKGIFGDLATKIPRDLHLLTPPSRSTASLPVRTKRCVIL; encoded by the coding sequence ATGGTATCTTTAGAACTTTATCATCAAACTTATACTTACGACACAGGCAACAACCTGACCCGTCTATCACACCAAGCACAAAGTAACACTTGGCAACAAACCATCACCCTGCACCCAAACAGCAACCGTGGCACTGAAAACAACAACCCAAACAACTTTGATGCCAACGGCAATTTATCAAACCTAGACAATATCGGCAGTCTAAATTGGCACTACAACAACACCCTAAGTAAACTTACCAAACAAAATAAAACCACAGAATACTATGTGTATGACCATCAAGGCAACCGAGTCCGCACCGTTATTGAAACCAATAACCAAATACAAAGCCAAAGAAACTACCTTCCTTCACTAGATATTTCAACCAACCAAACCAACACTCTACATATTGGCACCCACATCCTCAGCGAACAAACCAAAGACAGCGCTCAAACCCGCTACCAACTCTCCAGCCACCTACAAACCAATGCCTTGGAACTCAACGACCAAGCTCAAGTCATTAGTTACGAACACTATTACCCCTATGGCGGCACCGCCATCATCGCCAGCAAAGACAAAACCCAAGCCCAACAAAAACGCTACCGCTACACAGGCAAAGAAAGAGACGACAGCAGTGGTCTATACTATTACGGCGCCAGATACCTGGCCCCTTGGCTAACAAGGTGGATAAGCCCAGATTCAGCAGGCAGTGTTGATGGCTTGAATTTGTATGTTTATGTTGGCAACAACCCACTTAAATATATTGACCCAACAGGGCATATTTTCACCATATCTTGGGATGATTTTGTGTTTATACTTAACAAACACTTGTCCACTAAAAAATTGAATCTTTGGGTTGGGGAAAATCATGATGAAGTAGAAGGGGGTAAAATAATTCTTGATTTAAATGGCAGTTTTTGGGAGGATAGAAACCTGATATTCGAAGAAACTGATCACACCAAAGCTGAGCCACTCTCCTCTTGGAGTAGTGGCGCACCTTATTTACGATTCACAACATTAAACTCTCAAAAATTAAGAGAAATGGTAAGATCTGTGCACGAGCTATCAAAGCGTCGAAAAAGTTACGCCTTTGCTGCAAATGATTGGAAAGATCTCGCTCTTGATTATGTAGAATTAAAAAGACAAGGTCTAACGGGAGAGTCAGATTTCTTACTAGGTGCGGCTCATTTATTATTTCACAAATTACACACTTATGCAAAACAGTCTGGAATGGATGAAAAATCTTTTCCTGCTTATTGGAATTTTGAACCCGATACCAGCATTGCCTTAATTTCAAAACAAACGCTTGATAATTTTCCTATGAGTCTTTCTAAAGATTTAAGGGGAAAAGAGGAATATGGCTTGTGGGTTCACAACAAGGATGGCTTAGTAAAAAATTCCATTTTAATTCTTGGTCAGAAGCATGTCATAAAAGGCATCTTTGGCGATTTAGCAACAAAAATACCAAGAGATTTGCACCTCTTAACTCCCCCCTCAAGATCAACAGCCAGCTTACCAGTGAGAACAAAACGCTGTGTTATTTTATGA